From a single Sphaeramia orbicularis chromosome 4, fSphaOr1.1, whole genome shotgun sequence genomic region:
- the LOC115418250 gene encoding leukemia NUP98 fusion partner 1 isoform X1 yields MSLRLLPAIVMDNDEDDDGNFTKWMSSYWGHGAEGGHSRDRKRSFRRPSKTQADRRASLPTVSQLDAMKLNKLHAATMAPSPIHIKNREEKVDVRPHPRARRASSDDNTRPKSTIPENRITTIPELAESLDRRLYIREKRTMSLIEDDKLCLICHEDMRKNGVGIQELHCTHRFHKEAARRLEQSQPRRSSEVATGQVNRLPEERRKSADGHISVEKEQCTPRRQLSLRRHR; encoded by the exons ATGTCTCTCAGGCTCCTGCCTGCTATTGTTATGGacaatgatgaggatgatgatggtaaCTTCACAAAATGGATGAGTAGTTACTGGGGTCATGGTGCAGAAGGTGGACACTCCAGAGACAGGAAACGTAGTTTCAGAAGACCTTCAAAAACACAAGCGGATCGACGGGCATCGCTCCCAACTGTG TCACAGTTAGATGCCATGAAGCTGAACAAGCTCCATGCAGCAACAATGGCACCCTCCCCTAtccacatcaaaaacagagaagagaAGGTGGATGTCAGACCCCACCCGAGAGCGCGCCGGGCGTCCTCAGATGACAACACTCGCCCTAAGTCGACCATCCCAGAGAACCGCATCACCACTATCCCAGAGCTCGCAGAGTCACTGGACAGGAGACTTTATATACGTGAAAAGAGGACCATGTCCCTG ATTGAAGATGACAAGTTGTGCCTAATCTGTCATGAGGACATGAGGAAGAACGGAGTGGGAATCCAAGAGCTGCACTGTACTCATCGCTTTCATAAAGAG GCGGCACGGAGGTTAGAGCAGAGTCAGCCTCGCAGAAGCAGTGAAGTGGCGACAGGTCAGGTGAACAGGCtcccagaggagaggaggaagtcAGCAGACGGACACATTTCAGTGGAGAAGGAGCAGTGCACACCTCGCCGTCAACTGTCCCTTCGTAGACATCGCTGA
- the LOC115418250 gene encoding uncharacterized protein LOC115418250 isoform X3 gives MVQKVDTPETGNVVSEDLQKHKRIDGHRSQLCTFLCDPQSQLDAMKLNKLHAATMAPSPIHIKNREEKVDVRPHPRARRASSDDNTRPKSTIPENRITTIPELAESLDRRLYIREKRTMSLIEDDKLCLICHEDMRKNGVGIQELHCTHRFHKEAARRLEQSQPRRSSEVATGQVNRLPEERRKSADGHISVEKEQCTPRRQLSLRRHR, from the exons ATGGTGCAGAAGGTGGACACTCCAGAGACAGGAAACGTAGTTTCAGAAGACCTTCAAAAACACAAGCGGATCGACGGGCATCGCTCCCAACTGTG TACTTTTCTGTGTGATCCACAGTCACAGTTAGATGCCATGAAGCTGAACAAGCTCCATGCAGCAACAATGGCACCCTCCCCTAtccacatcaaaaacagagaagagaAGGTGGATGTCAGACCCCACCCGAGAGCGCGCCGGGCGTCCTCAGATGACAACACTCGCCCTAAGTCGACCATCCCAGAGAACCGCATCACCACTATCCCAGAGCTCGCAGAGTCACTGGACAGGAGACTTTATATACGTGAAAAGAGGACCATGTCCCTG ATTGAAGATGACAAGTTGTGCCTAATCTGTCATGAGGACATGAGGAAGAACGGAGTGGGAATCCAAGAGCTGCACTGTACTCATCGCTTTCATAAAGAG GCGGCACGGAGGTTAGAGCAGAGTCAGCCTCGCAGAAGCAGTGAAGTGGCGACAGGTCAGGTGAACAGGCtcccagaggagaggaggaagtcAGCAGACGGACACATTTCAGTGGAGAAGGAGCAGTGCACACCTCGCCGTCAACTGTCCCTTCGTAGACATCGCTGA
- the LOC115418250 gene encoding leukemia NUP98 fusion partner 1 isoform X2 codes for MSLRLLPAIVMDNDEDDDGNFTKWMSSYWGHGAEGGHSRDRKRSFRRPSKTQADRRASLPTVSQLDAMKLNKLHAATMAPSPIHIKNREEKVDVRPHPRARRASSDDNTRPKSTIPENRITTIPELAESLDRRLYIREKRTMSLIEDDKLCLICHEDMRKNGVGIQELHCTHRFHKECMEQWLWKKQTCPICHVHVFMPKPQYWSSARTKVP; via the exons ATGTCTCTCAGGCTCCTGCCTGCTATTGTTATGGacaatgatgaggatgatgatggtaaCTTCACAAAATGGATGAGTAGTTACTGGGGTCATGGTGCAGAAGGTGGACACTCCAGAGACAGGAAACGTAGTTTCAGAAGACCTTCAAAAACACAAGCGGATCGACGGGCATCGCTCCCAACTGTG TCACAGTTAGATGCCATGAAGCTGAACAAGCTCCATGCAGCAACAATGGCACCCTCCCCTAtccacatcaaaaacagagaagagaAGGTGGATGTCAGACCCCACCCGAGAGCGCGCCGGGCGTCCTCAGATGACAACACTCGCCCTAAGTCGACCATCCCAGAGAACCGCATCACCACTATCCCAGAGCTCGCAGAGTCACTGGACAGGAGACTTTATATACGTGAAAAGAGGACCATGTCCCTG ATTGAAGATGACAAGTTGTGCCTAATCTGTCATGAGGACATGAGGAAGAACGGAGTGGGAATCCAAGAGCTGCACTGTACTCATCGCTTTCATAAAGAG TGCATGGAGCAGTGGCTATGGAAGAAACAGACGTGTCCCATATGCCACGTCCACGTGTTCATGCCAAAGCCCCAATACTGGTCTTCGGCTCGGACTAAGGTCCCATAA
- the LOC115418250 gene encoding leukemia NUP98 fusion partner 1 isoform X4: MSLRLLPAIVMDNDEDDDGNFTKWMSSYWGHGAEGGHSRDRKRSFRRPSKTQADRRASLPTVSQLDAMKLNKLHAATMAPSPIHIKNREEKVDVRPHPRARRASSDDNTRPKSTIPENRITTIPELAESLDRRLYIREKRTMSLIEDDKLCLICHEDMRKNGVGIQELHCTHRFHKEKSSLFTPSMSDIRLTAHEGNIPLYA; encoded by the exons ATGTCTCTCAGGCTCCTGCCTGCTATTGTTATGGacaatgatgaggatgatgatggtaaCTTCACAAAATGGATGAGTAGTTACTGGGGTCATGGTGCAGAAGGTGGACACTCCAGAGACAGGAAACGTAGTTTCAGAAGACCTTCAAAAACACAAGCGGATCGACGGGCATCGCTCCCAACTGTG TCACAGTTAGATGCCATGAAGCTGAACAAGCTCCATGCAGCAACAATGGCACCCTCCCCTAtccacatcaaaaacagagaagagaAGGTGGATGTCAGACCCCACCCGAGAGCGCGCCGGGCGTCCTCAGATGACAACACTCGCCCTAAGTCGACCATCCCAGAGAACCGCATCACCACTATCCCAGAGCTCGCAGAGTCACTGGACAGGAGACTTTATATACGTGAAAAGAGGACCATGTCCCTG ATTGAAGATGACAAGTTGTGCCTAATCTGTCATGAGGACATGAGGAAGAACGGAGTGGGAATCCAAGAGCTGCACTGTACTCATCGCTTTCATAAAGAG AAGTCCTCATTGTTCACTCCCAGCATGTCAGATATCAGACTCACAGCGCACGAAGGCAACATTCCTCTATATGCATGA
- the LOC115417400 gene encoding mitochondrial import receptor subunit TOM70-like, producing the protein MAASKPVEPQSGTGLPRWQLALLVGTPIVLGVGAVYLWNRSRTKERQGKGTGERKTPEGSASPVQGQDGAARANREQENMSPLDRAQAAKNKGNKYFKAGKYENAIQCYTEAISLCPGEQKADLSTFYQNRAAAYEQQMKWTEVVQDCSQAVEMNPRYVKALFRRAKALEKLDNKKECLEDVTAVCILEAFQNQQSMLLADKVLKQLGKEKAKEKYKNREPMMPSPQFIKSYFSSFTDDIISQPLQKGEKKDEDKDKEGEAAEVTESSGYLKAKQYMEEENYDKIISECTKEIESGGRYTAEALLLRATFYLLIGNATAAQPDLDRVINMQDANVKLRANALIKRGSMYMQQQQPLLSTQDFNMAAEIDTRNPDVYHHRGQLKILLDQVDEAVGDFDECILLRPDSALAQAQKCFALYRQAYTGNNPAQVQTAMDGFEDVIRRFPKCAEGYALYAQALTDQQQFGKADEMYDKCIELEPDNATTYVHKGLLQLQWKQDLDLGLDLISKAIEIDNKCDFAYETMGTIEVQRGNLDKAIDMFNKAINLAKSEMEMAHLYSLCDAAYAQTEVARKYGLKPPTL; encoded by the exons ATGGCTGCTTCTAAGCCAGTTGAGCCGCAGTCCGGGACTGGGCTGCCCCGCTGGCAGCTGGCACTGCTAGTCGGGACGCCCATAGTGCTGGGAGTGGGGGCGGTTTACCTGTGGAACCGTAGCAGAACGAAGGAAAGGCAAGGCAAAGGGACCGGAGAGCGGAAAACCCCAGAAGGCAGTGCTAGTCCCGTGCAGGGCCAAGACGGCGCAGCTCGAGCCAACCGCGAGCAAGAGAACATG AGTCCTTTGGATCGAGCTCAAGCAGCAAAGAACAAAGGGAACAAGTACTTCAAGGCTGGCAAATATGAGAATGCCATCCAGTGTTACACAGAGGCCATTAGTCTCTGTCCTGGAGAGCAAAAAGCTGATCTGTCAACATTTTACCAGAACAGAGCAGCAGCATATGAACAGCAG ATGAAATGGACAGAAGTGGTGCAGGACTGCTCTCAGGCTGTGGAGATGAATCCACGTTATGTCAAGGCCCTGTTCAGGAGGGCTAAAGCTCTGGAGAAACTAGACAACAAGAAGGAGTGCCTGGAGG ATGTCACAGCAGTGTGTATTCTTGAGGCCTTCCAGAACCAACAGAGCATGCTGCTGGCAGACAAAGTGCTCAAACAGCTGGGAAAAGAGAAGGCCAAAGAAAAATACAAA AACCGAGAACCCATGATGCCATCGCCTCAGTTCATTAAATCCTACTTTAGTTCATTCACTGACGACATCATCTCACAGCCTCTACAAAAGGGCGAGAAAAAAGATGAGGACAAGGACAAGGAAGGAGAGGCTGCTGAGGTTACAGAGAG CTCGGGCTACCTGAAGGCAAAGCAGTACATGGAGGAAGAGAACTATGACAAAATCATCAGTGAATGCACCAAGGAGATTGAGTCTGGTGGTCGATACACTGCAGAAGCCCTGCTGCTGCGTGCCACTTTCTATCTACTCATTGGTAACGCTACAGCTGCTCAACCTGATTTGGACCGTGTGATCAACATGCAGGATGCCAATGTGAAG TTACGAGCCAATGCTTTGATCAAACGTGGCAGTATGtacatgcagcagcagcagcctctgctCTCTACACAAGACTTCAACATGGCAGCAGAAATCGACACACGCAATCCAGATGTGTATCACCACAGGGGCCAG CTGAAGATCTTGCTGGACCAGGTTGATGAGGCAGTGGGAGACTTTGATGAGTGTATCCTCCTCAGGCCTGACTCTGCGCTGGCCCAGGCACAGAAGTGCTTTGCTCTt TATAGACAAGCATATACTGGAAATAACCCAGCACAAGTACAGACAGCCATGGACGGCTTCGAGGATGTTATCAGAAGGTTCCCAAAATGTGCTGAGGGCTACGCTCTTTATGCTCAG GCTTTGACCGATCAGCAGCAGTTTGGAAAAGCAGATGAGATGTACGACAAGTGCATTGAACTGGAACCAGACAATGCTACTACATATGTCCACAAAGG TTTGTTGCAGCTTCAATGGAAACAAGACCTGGACTTGGGCTTAGACCTCATCAGTAAAGCGATTGAAATTGACAACAAATGTGACTTTGCTTATGAAACTATGGGAACCATTGAAGTTCAAAG GGGCAATCTTGACAAGGCAATAGACATGTTCAACAAGGCAATAAACCTAGCCAAATCAGAGATGGAGATGGCCCATTTGTACTCATTATGTGATGCAGCGTACGCCCAGACTGAGGTGGCAAGGAAGTATGGGCTGAAACCTCCGACACTGTAA